In a single window of the Antedon mediterranea chromosome 1, ecAntMedi1.1, whole genome shotgun sequence genome:
- the LOC140062175 gene encoding ATP synthase subunit d, mitochondrial-like codes for MAAKRVAQKAVDWAAFAERVPPNQKVQFNALKGKSDAIKAKFMMTPEKPPAIDWAFYKNKVPVAGLVDKFQKQFESFKVPYPTESVTPMIADQEKQMDKQASDFKVESDKRVAKYEQEIAKLNSMIPFEEMTKEEFVEYFPESVDYIKKYPYWPHKPIWEQKA; via the exons ATGGCGGCGAAAAGAGTAGCCCAGAAAGCTGTGGATTGGGCAGCTTTTGCGGAAAGAGTTCCACCTAATCAAAAAGTACAATTTAATGCTTTAAAAGGAAAATCAGATGCAATAAAGGCGAA ATTTATGATGACACCAGAAAAGCCACCAGCAATTGACTGGgccttttacaaaaacaaagttCCTGTTGCAGGACTGGTTGACAAGTTCCAAAAGCAG TTTGAAAGCTTCAAGGTACCATATCCAACAGAGTCTGTTACCCCTATGATTGCTGACCAGGAAAAGCAAATG GACAAACAAGCATCAGATTTTAAAGTTGAGTCTGACAAGCGAGTTGCAAAATATGAACAAGAG ATAGCAAAGCTGAACAGCATGATCCCATTTGAAGAGATGACAAAAGAAGAATTTGTAGAATATTTCCCAGAGAGTGTTGATTATATAAAGAAATATCCATACTGGCCACATAAGCCAATCTGGGAGCAGAAGGCATAG
- the LOC140062164 gene encoding TATA element modulatory factor-like, protein MSWFDSGFSSFAKSALSNAQKSIDRALDIRDENEEDQPNERQAKPTSAKVTNESGNKKDSRGTTSTDKLPNKSSSSTSIRSGRSSASSDSFFDEFFDSGGSSSPEVKPTKTRSPLRRSTSGPKTKQAKTLVKSKSEEKKKQNKEEDVSEEGKKLSEKNVEDESKKEAEDNFIETTDRSKLNDNKKFPDSEQRSQTKNLVVNADLKCSDSDDHSQSSSDNVNLSKPKALLRKNIKDKSKDDVKKLHRRSSESPSDGKSDQSDPSDDHLSLKSDSDFVVISDWNGSELSSVYDIPQSSTVSSPKNMSCSSNGKRSPDSDFSVISEGKLSEMHECLPIDTVLHKNPVTLSQRFSPSYSADTESEKSSPSLSDHGGRHTPTPLGSDENGDGEKGVEDSLPKMKIKLQEGLLKIAEKEKKHKNTTETNEMDTSRLEDQTRTKDTKVETCSNETNHNPLESEKLLKKLAEHAEILQARERQILTLSSQTVDLQETNNILRSQLKQAEELRETEQKDVNNLTTEFTDRLASMETKLQSSQKERDNLKRQLTSTQNLLKEREGDTKLAEMIKEKDTQIQELLSEGEKLSKQQLQNSKVIKRLRSKEKETEGVLKNLNEQLKDSQERVKHLEEVLDAKEEVEKKNKEGIKVLNSAVERQEKELTSLRLEVEESREKIRSTQAALDGSYKEIAELNKAIASKESIVQESQLSAEMNAKESMRLALERAHQESRMDQESLALQVNDLRMSLSRAEQKYARKEERLKQEISDLQQCMQEGEDRNQELSQNVSAATKPLLRQIENLQATFNAQSNTWEQVEKSLTERLMECQSQLAVATEKERLAAEGSLHANSKLASLESQLALLRQEKTKYVTALEMEKAKLQTLEDTVNRDALQIDAQRATYTKALEELEKDKALLEKKLEVEKMKVETEHKKLLIAQDTIKEKEKRAQMDDSSSSQSHTSRSSTPTKDDKNHYHHSPYMFSPSQGEILERTISVTGGGISNVYDSVAAGSATSVMENLQSQLKQREGEITQYQGEIVQLERTRGSMAEEIVNLANQKEELEDEVKVLPELKRKLNDLEHRYNAVLQMYGEKAEEVEELRLDLQDVKSMYRQQIEDLIRNK, encoded by the exons atgaGTTGGTTTGATTCTGGGTTTTCTAGTTTTGCGAAATCGGCGCTTTCCAACGCTCAGAAATCAATTGATCGAGCGCTTGACATTCGCGACGAAAATGAAGAGGACCAACCAAATGAACGCCAGGCCAAACCAACGTCAGCAAAAGTGACAAATGAATCTGGGAATAAGAAGG ATTCAAGAGGTACCACTTCAACTGACAAGCTGCCAAATAAATCATCTTCCTCGACATCAATCAGATCCGGTAGATCAAGTGCGAGCTCTGATAGCTTTTTTGATGAATTCTTTGACTCCGGTGGTTCTTCTTCACCAGAAGTAAAACCAACAAAAACGCGATCACCTTTACGCAGGTCAACCTCCGGACCAAAGACAAAACAAGCAAAAACATTGGTCAAATCAAAGAgtgaagaaaagaaaaagcaaAATAAGGAAGAGGATGTTAGTGAAGAAGGAAAGAAGCTCTCAGAGAAAAATGTAGAAGACGAATCTAAGAAAGAGGCAGAGGACAATTTTATAGAAACAACTGATAGGTCAAAGTTGAATGATAATAAGAAATTCCCTGATTCAGAGCAAAGGTCACAAACGAAAAACTTAGTCGTGAATGCTGATTTAAAATGTTCCGACTCTGATGACCATTCTCAGTCAAGCTCTGACAATGTTAATCTTTCGAAACCGAAGGCACTCCTTCGAAAAAATATCAAGGACAAATCAAAAGATGACGTAAAAAAATTGCACAGAAGGTCAAGTGAATCACCATCTGATGGCAAATCTGACCAATCGGATCCTAGTGATGACCATTTGTCATTGAAGAGCGATAGCGATTTTGTAGTAATCAGTGACTGGAACGGAAGCGAGTTGTCCTCTGTGTATGATATACCACAGTCGTCCACTGTGTCCTCTCCAAAAAATATGTCGTGTTCGTCGAACGGAAAGAGAAGTCCAGACAGCGATTTTAGCGTGATATCCGAGGGAAAACTAAGCGAGATGCATGAATGTCTGCCAATAGATACAGTCTTGCACAAAAATCCTGTGACACTCTCACAAAGGTTCTCACCATCATATTCTGCAGACACAGAATCAGAGAAATCTTCTCCCAGCCTTAGTGACCATGGAGGGCGACACACACCAACTCCACTTGGCAGTGATGAGAACGGAGACGGGGAAAAGGGCGTGGAAGATTCACTCCCTAAAATGAAGATCAAATTACAAGAGGGTTTGTTAAAAATTGCtgaaaaagagaaaaaacacAAGAATACAACAGAAACAAATGAGATGg aTACTTCCAGATTAGAAGACCAGACAAGGACAAAAGATACAAAAGTAGAGACATGTTCAAATGAAACCAACCACAATCCTTTGGAGTCAGAAAAATTATTAAAG AAGCTAGCAGAGCATGCAGAAATATTACAAGCCAGAGAACGACAAATCTTGACACTAAGCAGCCAGACAGTTGATTTACAAGAAACTAACAACATCCTTCGCAG tcAACTGAAGCAAGCAGAAGAACTACGTGAAACAGAACAAAAAGATGTTAATAATTTAACAACAGAGTTCACAGATAGATTGGCGTCCATGGAAACCAAGTTACAGTCTTCACAGAAG gaaCGAGATAACCTCAAGAGGCAATTAACATCAACACAGAATTTGTTAAAAGAAag GGAAGGGGATACAAAGCTGGCTGAGATGATAAAAGAAAAAGATACACAGATTCAGGAGCTATTGTCTGAAGGTGAGAAACTATCAAAGCAACAGTTACAGAATTCAAAAGTGATCAAGAGATTAAGAAGCAAAGAAAAGGAGACAGAAGGAGTCCTTAAAAATCTAAA TGAACAACTAAAAGATTCACAGGAAAGGGTGAAACATCTTGAAGAGGTTTTAGATGCAAAAGAAGAAgttgaaaagaaaaacaaag AGGGCATCAAAGTATTGAATTCTGCCGTTGAAAGACAAGAGAAAGAATTGACCTCTTTGAGATTAGAGGTCGAGGAATCACGGGAGAAGATTAGAAGTACACAAGCTGCTCTTGATGGCTCATACAA aGAAATTGCAGAATTAAACAAAGCGATAGCATCGAAAGAGAGCATAGTCCAGGAAAGTCAACTGAGTGCTGAAATGAATGCTAAAGAGTCTATGAGACTTGCATTAGAAAGAGCCCATCAGGAATCTCGCATGGACCAGGAAAGTCTCGCGCTTCAG GTGAATGATTTGAGAATGAGCTTGTCAAGAGCTGAACAGAAGTATGCACGCAAAGAAGAACGTTTGAAACAAGAAATAAGTGACTTACAACAATGCATGCAAGAAGGGGAAGACAGGAATCAAGAACTCAGTCAAAATGTCTCGGCAG CAACTAAGCCTCTGCTTCGACAAATTGAAAACCTGCAAGCTACCTTTAACGCTCAATCCAACACATGGGAACAGGTAGAAAAAAGCCTTACAGAGAGGCTGATGGAATGCCAATCACAACTAGCTGTAGCCACTGAGAAGGAACGACTAGCAGCTGAGGGATCATTGCATGCTAACTCTAAGCTGGCATCGCTAGAATCACAGTTAGCTTTGCTTAGACAGGAAAAGACAAAATATGTGACTGCACTAGAAATGGAGAAAGCTAAGCTACAGACACTGGAAGATACAGTTAATAG AGATGCTCTTCAAATTGATGCACAGCGTGCCACATATACCAAAGCACTGGAAGAGTTAGAGAAGGATAAAGCATTGTTAGAGAAAAAGCTGGAAGTGGAAAAGATGAAGGTGGAAACAGAACACAAGAAACTTCTGATTGCCCAGGATACCATCAAGGAAAAG GAAAAGAGGGCACAGATGGATGATAGCAGTAGTTCACAAAGTCATACATCCCGTTCAAGTACACCAACCAAAGATGACAAAAATCACTATCATCATTCACCTTACATGTTCTCACCATCACAG GGTGAAATTTTGGAACGTACCATTTCAGTCACGGGGGGTGGTATTTCTAATGTTTATGACAGTGTTGCTGCAGGCTCAGCAACATCAGTAATGGAGAATTTACAATCGCAGTTAAAACAGCGTGAGGGAGAGATAACACAGTATCAG GGAGAGATTGTACAGTTAGAACGAACAAGGGGGTCAATGGCTGAAGAGATCGTAAATCTAGCCAATCAGAAAGAAGAACTTGAGGATGAGGTCAAAGTACTTCCAGAGCTTAAACGGAAATTAAAT GATTTGGAGCATCGTTACAATGCTGTTCTCCAGATGTACGGCGAGAAGGCAGAGGAAGTTGAGGAATTGAGACTTGATCTCCAAGATGTAAAGTCAATGTACAGACAACAG attgaaGATTTAATTCGAAACAAGTGA